CGCGCACTGTTCACCAACCTTCCCACTCGACGGCCCAGACTACCGGCGGTGCTACTTCGGCTCGTAGGACGCCGCGGGCACAGGCACAGGCACAGGCACAGTACGGGTACTCATGCTGACCACCTTCGACCTGGACGAATACGTCTACGGTGCGCTGCGCGCCGGAGCCGGCGGTTTCCTGCTCAAGGACGCCCCGCCGGCGGATCTGCTCGCCGCGATCCGCGTGGTCGCCGCCGGGGACGCGCTGCTCGCCCCAGGCATCACCAGGCGGCTGATCAGGGAGTTCGCCGCCCGGTCGGCCCCCGCACCCCCGATGCCGACAGGCATCACCAAACGTGAACGCGAAGTCCTGGTTCTGGTCGCCGAGGGCCTGTCCGACTCCGAGATCGCCCGGCACCTGCACATCACCCACGGCACCGCCAAGACGCACGTGGGACACCTCCTGACCAAACTCGGAATCCCCTACCGGGTGCAACTGGTGGTCCTCGCCCACCGCACCGGCCTCGCCGCCGGGAACTCGTAGGGCTGCCACGGAGGAGCGGAACACCGCCGGCCAGACCGGCGGATCATGAGACGCCCACTGCCGACCCGGAACGACGATCGGGTACGTCATGCCATCCCCGCCGGTGTTCGCAGGAGAGTCCGGGTCGCCTGGTGGTTCGGAGCGGTGAAGACGGTGGCCGTGGGGCCGGACTCCACGGCGCGGCCCGCGTCGAGGACGGTGACCGTGTCGGTGCGGTCCGCGATGAGCGCGAGGTCGTGGCTGATGAGGATCAGGGCCGTACCGCGCCGCTCTCGCAGCCCGACCAGCAGATCCATGATCGCCTCGGCGGTGGCGGAGTCGAGCGCGGAGGTCACCTCGTCGCAGATCAGCACGTCCGGATCGGCGGCCAGCGCCCGCGCGATGGCCACCCGCTGCCGCTGTCCGCCGGACAGTTCGTGCGGGTAGCGGGAGGCGAACCCGGTCAGCAGGCCCACCTGTTCGAGGAGGTCCGCCACCCGGGCCGGCACCTCACTCCCCGCGCACCGCCGGTGCAGCCGCAGCGGCCTGCCGAGCGCGGCGCCGACCGTGCGGCTGGGGTTGAGCGCGCCGAGCGGGTTCTGCGTGACCAGTTGGACACGGCGGCGCTGTTCGCGGCTGCGGCCCCGCAGGCCGGTGCTCAGTGGCACCCCGTCGAGGCGGATCGTGCCCGCGGTGATCGGTTGCAGCCCGACCGCGGCGCGGACGAGCGTGGTCTTCCCGGAACCCGAGGCGCCGACGATGCCGGTCGCCGAGCCCGGAGCGACACTCAAGGTGACGCCGTCCAGCGTGGGGGTGTCCGTACGGCGCCCGAAGGTGACCCGGAGGTCGCGCACGTCGAGCACGGGTACGTCCCCCGAGCCGGCCTTCCGCGCACCGCGCTCCGCCGGCCCTCCGGCCGAAGCGGCGGCGCCGCCGGAGACACGTGGCCGGGGAACGCGCGCGCCGAGTTCCACCACCTCGTCCGCGATCCGCTCGACGAGTTCGGGGTCGTGGCAGGAGATCGCGACGGCCAGCTGCTGCTCGCGCGCGAGGCGGCGCAGCAACTCACCGACCTCGTACCGGAGTTCGGGGTGCAGTCCGGCGGTCGGCTCGTCGAGAAGGAGGACCCGGGGGCGGCGGGCGAGGGCGCGGGCGAGGGCCACGCGGCGCTGCTGCCCGCCGGACAGGGCGCCCGGCCGCCGGGTGAGGAGGGGGCCGTCGTCCGGGAGTCGCACCTCCGCGAGGAGTGCCCGCACCGCCTCCGGGGTGCGGTCGTCGGAGAGTTCGCGCAGCAGGGAACGTACGCGCATACGAGGGTTCAGCCCCGAGCCGGGGTCCTGGCCGACGTAGGCGAGCCGTTCGCGGCGCAGGGCCCGCAACTCCCGTTCGGACAGGGCGAACACGTCACGGCCGAGGACTTCCACCTGCCCGGACGTCCGCTCGGTGCCGGACGGCAGGAGGCCGGTGAGGGCGCGCAGCAGCGTGGTCTTGCCCGCACCGGAGGGGCCGGTGAGGGCTACCAACCGGCCTGTTCGCAGGGTGAGTTGAGCGTCCCGGAGCAGGAGGTGCCCGTCGGGGGCGGACACGGTGAGGCCGGTGACACGAGCTGCCGGGGCAGCCGTGGACGTGGCGGGGTCGTCCTTCCCGTACCGGTCGGGTGTGTGGCTCACAGGACGGTCACCGCCTTCCGGCCGGTCTGCGGGGCGATGGCGGCCGCAGCGAGGTTGACGCTCATGGCGAGCAGGGCGATGGCGGCGCTGGGGGCGACCACGGCCCAGGGGTTGAGCAGGATGCCGGAGGAGTTCTCGCGGATCATCAACGCCCAGTCGGCAGCCGGGGGTTGGGGACCGACCTGGAGGAATCCGGCGGTGGCGACCAGGTAGACGGCGGCGACGAAGCGCAGGCCGAACAGGGCGAGGAGGGTGGCCCGGAGGTTGGGCAGGACCTCGCGCAGCACCAGGTGCCACAGGCGTTCCCCGCCCGCCGCAGCGGCCTCGACGTAGCCGGACGCGGCGACCGGGCTCGCCGCGCCGGCGACAAGGCGTACCGCGTAGGGCACACCGAGGACGACGGCGGCGGCGATCACCGCGAACCGGCCGCCGTCCGGCCAGGAGAGGGTGACGAGAAGGATGCCGAGCACGGCGGGCAGCAGCATCACCAGGTCGGCGGTGCGTTCCACCAGGCGTCCGACGCGGGGCCGCAGCGCGCCGATCGCGCCGAGCACGGCCGCGCAGCCGGTGACGAGCACCGCGACGAGCAGCGAGGAGAGGACCAGGTCGCGGCCGCCGGCGAGGAGCCTGCTGAGCACGTCCCGGCCGAGTTGGTCACCGCCGAGGAAGGCGTCCGAACCCGGTTTCGCGAAGGGCGCGGTGAGCGGCGCGTCGATGGGGTGCGGCGCGATCGAGGGCCCGGCGACGGCCAGGCAGACGAGCAGCAGCGCGGGCAGCACGCGTAGGGCGGTGGCTCTCGGGCGGGGGGTCATCGGCGGCCTCCTGCCGTCAGGTCGCGTACCAGGTCGGCCAGGAGCAGTACGCCGGTGATGACCGCGCCGGCGAGGGCCGTCACCCCGGCGATGACGGGGCTGTCGCGGTCGGTGACGGCGGAGGCGAGGACCGAGCCGATGCCGGGGTAGTTGAAGATGGTCTCCACGACGACCGCGCCGCCCAGGAGCATGCCGGTGGACGTGGCGAGACCGGCGGCGATGGTGGGCAGGGCGCCGGGCAGGACGTGGTGGGTGAGGACGCGGTGCGGCGGGAGTCCGTCGAGGACGGCGGTCTCCACGTGCGGGGCGCGGGCCTCGTCGGCGAGGGCGGCGCGCACGACACGTACGTTCCAGCCGACCTGCGGGACGGTCAGCGCGAGCGCGGGCAGGATCAGCATGGTCCAGTCGGAGGGGGTTCCGTCGGCGCCGGTGAGGGTGACGGCGGGCAGCCAGCCGGTCCACAGCGACAGGACCAGGACCAGGGCGACGGCCACCACGAACTCGGGCAGCGCGAGGACCGCGGTGGCGACGGCCGACACCGCCCGGTCGGTCCGTCCGCCGGGGCGGAGCGCGGCCCAGCAGCCGAGGGCGACGGACACCAGCGCGGTCAGCAGCAGCGCGAGTCCGCCCAGCAGCAGGGTGTTGGGGAACGCCGTCGACAGCAGGTCGGTGACCTTCTCGCCGCGCGCGGACACACCGAGGTCGCCCGTCGGGAGGCCGCTCATCCAGTCCCAGAAGCGTTCCAGGACCGGTCGGTTCAGGCCGAGGAGACGTCGTCGTTCCTCGATGTCGGCGGCGCTCTCGCCGCGCTCGGAGGTGGCCGTCGCGGCGTCGCCCGGCAGCAGTTCGACGGTGACGAAGACGACGGCGAGCAGCACCGCGAGGAGCACCGCCCGTTTCACGACGACAAGGCCGACCCGGGCGAGCAGCAGGGCGGGCGCGCGGTACGGCCGGGCCCCCTCCACCGAGGGAGAGGGCCCGGCCGGCGTGGCCGTGTCCGGGGTCAACGGTCCAGCCAGGCCTGTTCGAGCTGGACTCGGCCGTAGCCGGGCAGTGTGGGCAGCCCGTGCACCTTGGCCCCCGCGAGGTCGATGCCGTCGGCCATGCCCCACAGCAGGTAGCCGGAGCTGTCGTACTCGATCTGCTGGAGTTTCTGGAGCAGTTGGGTGCGCTCGGCCGCGTCGGCGGTGCCGATGGCCTTCTGGTAGGCCGCGTCGAAGTCCTTGTCCTTCCAGCCTGCCTCGTTCTGGCCGCTGTCGGAGACCATCGTCTTGCTGGCGAAGAAGACGACGGAGTCGTTGGTGCCCCAGTACGTGGTGTAGAGGTCGCCCTTGAGCCAGGTCTTGTCCCAGAAGGTCGCCGACTCCTGCTTGACGACCTTGATCTTCACCCCGGCCTCGCGGACCTGGGTGGCGAAGAGGGTGGCCGATTCGGCGAGGCCGGAGATGTCCTCGGTGGTGTACAGCTCGTACGTCCTGGAGGTGTCGAACTTCGCCTCCTTCAGCAGCTCCTTGGCCTGGGCGAGGTCGCGGACGCGCTGCGGGACGCTCTTGTCGTAGGCCGGGTCGCCGGTGCCGAGGATGTCGTTGGCGACGGTGCCGTAGCCGGACAGGACCTGCTTGACCATGGCCTCGCGGTCGACGGCCAGGCGCAGCGCCTCACGGACCTTCGGGTCGGCGAAGGGACCGTCGGCGGTGCGCATGACGAGGGGCATCGCCATGTCGTTGGGGCGGCGGACGGTCTGGATGTCCCCCCGGCTCTCGGCGGTGCGGGCGGCGACGGCGCCGACGTTGGAGGCGAGGTCGAGCTGGCCGGCGAGCAGGGCGCTCGCCATGGCCTGCGGGCTCTCGAAGATCTTGATCTCGATGGCGTCGAGGTACACGTCGCCGCCGTACCAGTAGTCGTTGCGGACGAGGCGGGCGTTGCCGCCGCGGAACCAGTCGAGCTTGAAGGGGCCGGTGCCGGGGGCCTTGGCGATGTCCTTGTCGGTGGTGCCCTTGGGGATGACGAAGGTGGTGAGCCTGACCAGCAGGGGCAGTTCGGCGTTGGCGTAGTCGGAGCCGATGACCACGGTGTCGGTGCCCTCGGCCGTGATGTTCTTCGCCTGGATGCCGGGCAGCCGGGAGGCGCCCGCCGGAGTGGCGCGCAGTCGCTTGAGCGAGAAGACGACGTCGTCGGCGGTGACCGGTGAACCGTCGTGGAACTTCGCGCCCTTGGCTATCGTGAACCGCCAGGTCTTCAGGTCCGCGGAGGCCTTCCAGCTCGCGGCGAGGCGGGGGACGGTGTTCGGCTTGGCGCCGGGCACGGTGAGGGTGTCGTAGAGCAGGCTGATGATGAGGTAGTCGCTCTCGTTGGCCTGACTTCCGTGCGGGTCACGGGTGATGGCACCGGCGCGGCCGAGCGCGCCGACCCGCAGGGTGCCGCCCTTGCGGGGCTTGGCCGTACCGCCCGTGGCGGATCCGGCCGGCTCCTCGTCGCCGCCTCCACAGGCGGTGAGCAGGGCGCCGGCTCCGATGGCGCCACCGAGCCAGAGCATGTGACGTCGCGTCAGATCCACTTGTTCCTCGTTTTCCCGCAGTTGGGCTGGATTGCTTAGCCTTACCTATCTTGCGTCACGCCTGTGCGGCAAGACCGCCGGCCAGTGACAAAGATCTTAATTAGGTTAGGCTTCCCTATTATCCATGGCCTCGCTATGTTTCCGACGGGCCGCCCGAGGCTCCGCGTCCGACCCACACGGAACACCTCGGAAGGCCTTCTTCGCCATGCCCGGAGTCCACCCCACACTGCCCGCACCGGAACGGACGGACCCCCCATGTCCACGGGAACCACACCCGTACGCCTGCTCGATCCCGACTCGGTCGCCGAACTGACCGCCGCCGCCCGCACCCTCCTCACCTCGTACGACGGTTCGTCCACCCACCCGGGCCTGCTGGCCGAGGCCCCCGCTGCCGCCGCCTCGCTGAGCGACCGGATACGCCACGCCTGCCGCCCCGTGGACACCGCCGACGGCCTGTTCGTGCTGCGCGGTCTGCCCGTCGACGACGCGGCCCTCGGCCCCACCCCCGGCCACTGGTCGACGGTCGGCGACGCCGGCGCCGTATACGACGTCGTCCTGCTCCTCCTCTCGACCGTGATGGGCACCCCCATCGCCTGGGAGGGCCAGCAGGACGGCCGCTTCGTGCACAACATCGTGCCCAGCCCCGGCCACGAGGCTGAGCAGACCGGCGCCAGCAGCAGCGTGCTGCTCAGCCCGCACACCGAGGACGCCTTCCACCCCGGTCGCGCCCACCTCCTGGTCCTCGGCTGTATGCGCAACCACGACTCCGTGGCCACCACGGCCGCCGGTATCCGCAACGTCCGACTCGCC
This genomic interval from Streptomyces sp. B21-083 contains the following:
- a CDS encoding ABC transporter substrate-binding protein — translated: MLWLGGAIGAGALLTACGGGDEEPAGSATGGTAKPRKGGTLRVGALGRAGAITRDPHGSQANESDYLIISLLYDTLTVPGAKPNTVPRLAASWKASADLKTWRFTIAKGAKFHDGSPVTADDVVFSLKRLRATPAGASRLPGIQAKNITAEGTDTVVIGSDYANAELPLLVRLTTFVIPKGTTDKDIAKAPGTGPFKLDWFRGGNARLVRNDYWYGGDVYLDAIEIKIFESPQAMASALLAGQLDLASNVGAVAARTAESRGDIQTVRRPNDMAMPLVMRTADGPFADPKVREALRLAVDREAMVKQVLSGYGTVANDILGTGDPAYDKSVPQRVRDLAQAKELLKEAKFDTSRTYELYTTEDISGLAESATLFATQVREAGVKIKVVKQESATFWDKTWLKGDLYTTYWGTNDSVVFFASKTMVSDSGQNEAGWKDKDFDAAYQKAIGTADAAERTQLLQKLQQIEYDSSGYLLWGMADGIDLAGAKVHGLPTLPGYGRVQLEQAWLDR
- a CDS encoding ABC transporter permease codes for the protein MTPRPRATALRVLPALLLVCLAVAGPSIAPHPIDAPLTAPFAKPGSDAFLGGDQLGRDVLSRLLAGGRDLVLSSLLVAVLVTGCAAVLGAIGALRPRVGRLVERTADLVMLLPAVLGILLVTLSWPDGGRFAVIAAAVVLGVPYAVRLVAGAASPVAASGYVEAAAAGGERLWHLVLREVLPNLRATLLALFGLRFVAAVYLVATAGFLQVGPQPPAADWALMIRENSSGILLNPWAVVAPSAAIALLAMSVNLAAAAIAPQTGRKAVTVL
- a CDS encoding ABC transporter permease, with amino-acid sequence MAGPLTPDTATPAGPSPSVEGARPYRAPALLLARVGLVVVKRAVLLAVLLAVVFVTVELLPGDAATATSERGESAADIEERRRLLGLNRPVLERFWDWMSGLPTGDLGVSARGEKVTDLLSTAFPNTLLLGGLALLLTALVSVALGCWAALRPGGRTDRAVSAVATAVLALPEFVVAVALVLVLSLWTGWLPAVTLTGADGTPSDWTMLILPALALTVPQVGWNVRVVRAALADEARAPHVETAVLDGLPPHRVLTHHVLPGALPTIAAGLATSTGMLLGGAVVVETIFNYPGIGSVLASAVTDRDSPVIAGVTALAGAVITGVLLLADLVRDLTAGGRR
- a CDS encoding ABC transporter ATP-binding protein, with amino-acid sequence MSHTPDRYGKDDPATSTAAPAARVTGLTVSAPDGHLLLRDAQLTLRTGRLVALTGPSGAGKTTLLRALTGLLPSGTERTSGQVEVLGRDVFALSERELRALRRERLAYVGQDPGSGLNPRMRVRSLLRELSDDRTPEAVRALLAEVRLPDDGPLLTRRPGALSGGQQRRVALARALARRPRVLLLDEPTAGLHPELRYEVGELLRRLAREQQLAVAISCHDPELVERIADEVVELGARVPRPRVSGGAAASAGGPAERGARKAGSGDVPVLDVRDLRVTFGRRTDTPTLDGVTLSVAPGSATGIVGASGSGKTTLVRAAVGLQPITAGTIRLDGVPLSTGLRGRSREQRRRVQLVTQNPLGALNPSRTVGAALGRPLRLHRRCAGSEVPARVADLLEQVGLLTGFASRYPHELSGGQRQRVAIARALAADPDVLICDEVTSALDSATAEAIMDLLVGLRERRGTALILISHDLALIADRTDTVTVLDAGRAVESGPTATVFTAPNHQATRTLLRTPAGMA
- a CDS encoding TauD/TfdA family dioxygenase, whose product is MSTGTTPVRLLDPDSVAELTAAARTLLTSYDGSSTHPGLLAEAPAAAASLSDRIRHACRPVDTADGLFVLRGLPVDDAALGPTPGHWSTVGDAGAVYDVVLLLLSTVMGTPIAWEGQQDGRFVHNIVPSPGHEAEQTGASSSVLLSPHTEDAFHPGRAHLLVLGCMRNHDSVATTAAGIRNVRLAPADVELLSRPVLPILPDDAYAEAQAYQGEPPPVPTLWESEDGLTLRFDPAYTPLDRAPDDHRAAYGRLEDELSRVSVAVSLSPGDVLVVDNDLVVHGRVPFQARYDGTDRWLKRSSVRVKGRLTRPPAEQSEHGYGQAAVEAHA